In the Desulfobacterales bacterium genome, GAGGACTGCGACCTGGTGGTGGGTATCGGCGGCGGCAGTTCCCTTGATGTCGCCAAGGGAATTTCGATCCTCAGCGCTAATGGGGGCTCTATCCTGGATTATATCGGTGCGGATCTTGTTCCCAAAAAAGGGGCGCCGATGGTCCTGCTGCCCACAACCGCGGGCACGGGCAGTGAGGTCACGCGGGTCCTGGTCATGACGGACGAACGGCAAAATACCAAGAATGTGGTCTTCACCCCTTTTGCCCTGGCCGACACGGCCATCATCGACCCTCGCTTGACCGTGAGCATGCCGCCGCATGTTACGGCCGACACCGGCATGGACGCCCTGGTACACGCTGTTGAAACCTATGTTTCCATGAATGCGACGGAATTCTCGGATGTCTGGGCTGAAAAGGCCATCGCGTTGATCGGCCGCTATCTGCCGGTGGCCTGGGCCAAGGGCGCCAACCTTGAAGCCCCTTATTACATGTCCTTAGGGGCCACTTTGGCAGGCCTGGCTTTTACCAGCGGCGGTCTGGGGGCGGTTCACGCCCTGGCTTATCCCCTGGGAACGGAATATCACATGACCCACGGCCGGACCAATGCCATTATGCTGCCGCATGTCATGCAGTTCAACCTGTCCGGAAATCCTGAAAAATACGCCGTGATTGCCGCTTTGCTGGGGCGGGAGATTGAAGGGCTTTCACCGATGGCGGCGGCCTTGCTGGCCGTGGAAGCGGTACTGGAACTGCAGGCGTCTATTGACGTGTCCAGTCGCATGCGTGATTATGATATTCCGGAAACAGACCTTTCCAAGCTGACGGAAGGCGCCATGAAACAATCCCGTCTTTTTATTCCCAACCCGAGAGATCTGACGAAAGACAATGTCCGCGCCATATATCAGGAAGCGTTCTAAATTGAAGAACCCCGCAGTTCCGGCATGGCGGGACTGCGGGGTTCTTCAATTACAGTACTGAAACCAACATTCTGACACTTAAAATGATCAGCAATACGGCAAATACCTTTTTCAGGGTCGATACGGGTAATCTGTGGGATAACCTGGCGCCATAGGGCGCTGCGAAGAAGCTGGTTGTGGAAATGAGCAATGCGGCCGGCAAATAGACGAAACCGAACGTATATTCCCCCGGCGACGTATTTGCCCAGCCATTTACTAGATAGCCGATGGTTCCCGCGATTGAAATCGGAAAGCCGATGGCGGCCGAGGTGCCGATGGCTTTTTTTATTTCGACATTCTGCCATGTAAGGTAGGGTACGGTTAATGCGCCGCCGCCGATGGAGACGAGCGCGGATATAGCGCCGATTCCGGAACCCGCTATAAACAATCCGGTATTTCCTGCCAACTCTCTGCTTGGCTTTGGCTTTTTGTTTAGAAACATTTGACTGGACACATACGCCATGAACAAGGAAAAAAAGATCGCAAGATAAAATGAGCTCAAGTAAGAGGCGATAAACGTAGCGAGAAAGGTTCCCAAGATAATGCCGATGGACATCCCCCTGACGACTTTCCATATGACGCTGCTCCTTGAAGCGTGCGCACGGAAACTTGAAAAGGTGGTGATTATCATGGAAGCCATTGATGTACCCAAAGCTAAATGAACCACAGTATCGACGGATACACCATTGATTAGAAAAATCGACGTCAGCACCGGCACCATTATTCCGCCGCCGCCGACGCCCAATAGCCCTGCCATAAACCCGACGAAACAACCGATCAGCAAAAATAACAATATCAATTCAATTTCCAACAATTCAACCTCAAAAAAAGAACTCCAGTATAACCTTTCGACCTTGAAAGATATATGTTTTGCCGGGAATCCGTTGAACGCCCGTATCCATGGGATGAAATGCTTTTTGGATTATCTCAATGATCGTCTACGGGAACGATGCGGCTGATCTTCGGATCACCGTCGGCCATATGGACGAAAATGGCCTTGAGCCAGCCGGGCGCCTCGGACGGAAAATCTTCCCGGAAATGAGACCCGCGGCTTTCAGTCCGCGACAAGGCCGCAAGGACAATGGCCTTGCCGCTCAGGGCCGCGTTTTTCAGTTCCAAAAGCCGGCACAGCTCCAGCGGGGCGCGCGCTGAGAGGCCCTTTAGTTTGTGTAAAGTATCATCCATTACAGCCAGGGCTTCATCCAGATTAGCGCCGCTTCGGACAATTCCAGCCTTATGCCACATGACCTGTTTGAGCTTTTCGGTGAGCGCACGATAATTTCCGCTGCCTTTAGCGCCGGGATCAACGGCCCGCAGCCGTCTTTCCATGGCGGCTTTGGCCGGTTTACGCACATCGACCCCCGACGCCCGGGAAGCGGCATGTTCCAGTGCGGAAAGAGCGGCCAGCTCCCCGAACACCAGCCCTTCGGACAAGGCGTTTCCGCCCATGCGATTGGACCCGTGAATACCGCCCACAACCTCACCGGCCGCAAACAGCCCCTTAAGGCGGGTGCATCCGCCGGCATCGATTACCAGCCCGCCCATGGTATGATGGCAGGCCGGCGTGATCTTTATCGGCTCGGTATCGTATGCGATCTTTTTTCGAAAGCGGGCCTTGAGGTCTTCGCTGATGGGCAACTGCGACTCGTCCGTTCCCCTTATGTCCAGCAGCAACGCATTGTCGACCCCGTTTCCCATGGCGATTTCTCGAAAAAGGGCCTGGGACAGACCGTCCCGGCAGACAATGACAATGGGTTTGAGATGGAGCGCGTATTTTTCCTTGATGTCTTCGCCCTTCCGGTTGACGATCTTTCCCAGATCGCCAAAAAAGGCCGGCAGGAGCATATGGCAGCGGCCGCCCCCCGCGTAAATCAACGGGTAAAACTGCACGAACTCCATGTCCCGGAGCTCCAGTCCGGCCGCCAGGGCCAGGGCATAACCGTCTCCGGTTGTTCCCGGGGCGTTGTCGTTCCGGGCGTAGATAAACCCGGCCCCGCCTGTTGCCAGCACCACCGCCCCGGACCGGAAAGCATAAAATTCACCGGTCCGTTTATGAAACCCGACCGCCCCCAGGCAGGCGGAACCGTCCGTCAATAAATCCGTAACCATCACGTTTTCAACAAAGTCCACGCCGGTCTCCCGGCAGGCCTTTACCAGCACCCGCGAAAGGTTAGGGCCGCCCAGGAGCGCATCGGTGCGAAAGTAAAATCCGGTCTTATGAAATTGTCCGGCGAGTCCTCTTTGATTAAGCGCTTTGATTTTTTCAGGCGCCAGATCCACGAAACGCTTTACCAGTGCACGGTCGTTGAGCATATTGCCGCTTTCCAGGGTCTTGCGAAAATGTGCTTCGGCGCTGAACTGGCCGACGGCGTGGGTGAATGCGCCGCCGGCCAGGATCGTGTTGTTGGCCTTGCCCATGGGGGATTTCGAAAGCAATAGCGTTTTTTTTCCATTGGCTGCGACGGTTATGGCTGCCTGGAGACCGGCGATGCCGCTTCCGATGACAAGCACGTCCGTGTCGATGATCGTAAGGCTGTTTATCATGTAATCTCCATTATAATTTTCGGGTTTGGGAGGTTAAATCTGCCCTTGGAAGACCTTTAGAAGTTCCCGTTCGTAGGGAATCTGCCTGCCTTGTGAAATGCAAAACTTTTTTACCGGGGCGGCATCCTCGATTTTTTGTCGCAGCAGGGCTAAGAGGGCCTTGGCAATAATACCGGCGCTTTTAACGGCGTTTTCTTCGGAATCCCGAAACCCCTGCTCTTTGATTTCGAGTTGGATCGATTCTGCCTGATCAAAGCCATACCCCTGCCGGACAAACCATTGATTAAAGCGTTTTGAATCCCGGCCGCGATAGTTTGCGCCTTCTTTACGGGTAATGAGGGCGGTCATGCCGCCGGCTGTGAGCTGATCCCTGAACGTCTCCACGGTTTCCTGCCGGGCGGTGGGCCGGTCCCGGGTTTCGCCCGTTTTTGGGTCCGCGCCCTGGCCGTATCCGATAAACGCATCTATCCTTTCAGGCCTCCCGGCAAACAGCCCCTGGTCGATATGCTCCCGGCCGTGGGACACTGCCTTGTCGTCCGCGATCCCGTGCACCCAGACAATGACTGTTTTTAGGCTGTTCTTAACGGTTTCAGCGATTCGATCAAAATATGCCGATACTTTTCCGGCATGATCGATCCTGAAAAGATCGAGGTGGTATTTTTCAAAGCTTTTTGTAATGTCCCCTTTGGGTTTGAAAAAGCGGTCGTTGATGACGGCGGTGCAGCCGAGTTCGCGCTGAACTTCCGCGGCAATAACGCCTGTCCGCACGTCGTTTTGATATTCCCCGTCGATCACTGGGCCGTGGGGCGCGACGATCAGAATGTCGGTTGAACCCGGTATAAATCGAATTCCGCTGTCTCTTTCTGTCATTCTATTTCAGTTTCGTTTATAGTCCCGGGGAAGTTGTTTACAAATTGTACCGATGATAACCGCTTTTATCCGTATGGGTCTTTGCGGATCTGAATGCTTTGGCCTTTTTGCTCCGATCCTGCTACAGTTGACAGACAGACCGATCATGGATTGTTGCGCTTCAAATCACCCTAAATCATATTGTTTTTATCAATTCGGCATTTCAATAACAATAAAAATGTTTGTTGTGCATAGATGAACATCAAAACGTCTTCCCGCCCATGGGGTAAACCGGGGTTTGTGGGCGAATAGTACCTGTGTAAAATGATCCGCCTTTATGCCCGGCAGGCAACGCTCATTCGCCTATATACTGATGGGGCGCAGCGGTTTAAGGGGAATGGGCCCGCTGCTGCAATCCAGCTTTTGACCTTTAGTCCTTTTTAGACTATACCGAAAAGGAAAACATGCCCGCAAGGACTCAACAACCGGGAGCGGTTCACTGGTCAAAACGCGCATCAAGGCAACCCTATGGAGGCGAGATATGAAAGTAGGCAGCGGCGATTTTATCTATGAGGTCATTCACAACTGGGGTCGGTTGCCGGCCGGCTGGTCGTTGGGAAGCGTGCCCAACGGGGCTTGCGATTCCCAGGGCAGGGTCTATGTATTCACGAGAAGCGAGCATCCGGTGCTTGTCTTTGATCCGGACGGACGTTTTCTCGGCTCCTGGGGCGAGGACATTTTCAGTCGTCCCCATGGCATTCTGATCACCCCGGACGACATTGCCTACTGCACGGACGACAAGGATCATACGGTGCGCAAATGCACCCTGGACGGCAAGGTGTTGATGACTTTGGGAACAAAAGACCAGCCCACCGACACCGGCTACGATGGGAAAAACTGGCGCACGATAAAGAAAAGCGGCCCGCCCTTTCACCGACCCACCAACCTCGCCCTTTCCCCCGGGGGTGATATGTATGTGAGCGACGGCTACGGCAACGCGCGCGTCCACAAGTTCTCGCCCGAAGGAAAGCTGCTTTTCTCCTGGGGAGAACCGGGCGACGGCCCCGGCCAGTTCGCCATCGTCCATTCCGTTCGCACGGACAAAAAGGGATTGTCTACATCGCTGACAGGGAAAACGCCCGCATCCAGTTGTTTAC is a window encoding:
- a CDS encoding iron-containing alcohol dehydrogenase, which gives rise to MTPAYSSKTHISYSPNKIVLGVDSAARTAAEVRRLGGSRVLLVTDPGVIQAGLTRTVEASFQAEAIPYVLYDRVEPEPPSRIIDQGARIFKSEDCDLVVGIGGGSSLDVAKGISILSANGGSILDYIGADLVPKKGAPMVLLPTTAGTGSEVTRVLVMTDERQNTKNVVFTPFALADTAIIDPRLTVSMPPHVTADTGMDALVHAVETYVSMNATEFSDVWAEKAIALIGRYLPVAWAKGANLEAPYYMSLGATLAGLAFTSGGLGAVHALAYPLGTEYHMTHGRTNAIMLPHVMQFNLSGNPEKYAVIAALLGREIEGLSPMAAALLAVEAVLELQASIDVSSRMRDYDIPETDLSKLTEGAMKQSRLFIPNPRDLTKDNVRAIYQEAF
- a CDS encoding sulfite exporter TauE/SafE family protein: MEIELILLFLLIGCFVGFMAGLLGVGGGGIMVPVLTSIFLINGVSVDTVVHLALGTSMASMIITTFSSFRAHASRSSVIWKVVRGMSIGIILGTFLATFIASYLSSFYLAIFFSLFMAYVSSQMFLNKKPKPSRELAGNTGLFIAGSGIGAISALVSIGGGALTVPYLTWQNVEIKKAIGTSAAIGFPISIAGTIGYLVNGWANTSPGEYTFGFVYLPAALLISTTSFFAAPYGARLSHRLPVSTLKKVFAVLLIILSVRMLVSVL
- a CDS encoding FAD-binding protein, with translation MINSLTIIDTDVLVIGSGIAGLQAAITVAANGKKTLLLSKSPMGKANNTILAGGAFTHAVGQFSAEAHFRKTLESGNMLNDRALVKRFVDLAPEKIKALNQRGLAGQFHKTGFYFRTDALLGGPNLSRVLVKACRETGVDFVENVMVTDLLTDGSACLGAVGFHKRTGEFYAFRSGAVVLATGGAGFIYARNDNAPGTTGDGYALALAAGLELRDMEFVQFYPLIYAGGGRCHMLLPAFFGDLGKIVNRKGEDIKEKYALHLKPIVIVCRDGLSQALFREIAMGNGVDNALLLDIRGTDESQLPISEDLKARFRKKIAYDTEPIKITPACHHTMGGLVIDAGGCTRLKGLFAAGEVVGGIHGSNRMGGNALSEGLVFGELAALSALEHAASRASGVDVRKPAKAAMERRLRAVDPGAKGSGNYRALTEKLKQVMWHKAGIVRSGANLDEALAVMDDTLHKLKGLSARAPLELCRLLELKNAALSGKAIVLAALSRTESRGSHFREDFPSEAPGWLKAIFVHMADGDPKISRIVPVDDH